In Lutra lutra chromosome 5, mLutLut1.2, whole genome shotgun sequence, a single genomic region encodes these proteins:
- the LOC125100562 gene encoding serine protease inhibitor Kazal-type 6 isoform X1, translating into MKILSVFLLLSLALFSIFSGVSSQGVQIDCGEFQDPKVYCTRESNPHCGSDGQTYGNKCAFCKAMVKSGGKINLKHQGKC; encoded by the exons ATGAAAATATTGAGTgtctttctgctcctctctctggctcttttcagtattttctcag gtgtctCCAGTCAAGGAGTACAG ATTGACTGTGGTGAGTTCCAGGATCCCAAGGTCTACTGCACTCGGGAATCTAACCCCCACTGTGGCTCTGACGGCCAGACGTATGGCAATAAATGTGCCTTTTGTAAGGCAATGGT GAAAAGTGGTGGGAAGATCAACCTAAAGCATCAAGGAAAATGCTGA
- the LOC125100562 gene encoding serine protease inhibitor Kazal-type 6 isoform X2, with product MARSEGQLPGKGVLRRCLFHIDCGEFQDPKVYCTRESNPHCGSDGQTYGNKCAFCKAMVKSGGKINLKHQGKC from the exons ATGGCAAGATCAGAGGGCCAGCTGCCAGGGAAAGGTGTCTTAAGGAGGTGTCTCTTTCAT ATTGACTGTGGTGAGTTCCAGGATCCCAAGGTCTACTGCACTCGGGAATCTAACCCCCACTGTGGCTCTGACGGCCAGACGTATGGCAATAAATGTGCCTTTTGTAAGGCAATGGT GAAAAGTGGTGGGAAGATCAACCTAAAGCATCAAGGAAAATGCTGA